From one Chiloscyllium plagiosum isolate BGI_BamShark_2017 chromosome 24, ASM401019v2, whole genome shotgun sequence genomic stretch:
- the LOC122562199 gene encoding uncharacterized protein LOC122562199 isoform X1, giving the protein MQDYRPENIDCFYFQYTHCAKVQCNFQHRQSCKDSSEICLNWFRHRKCRNRVCPRKHLNHEVMVAYFLCPVEKNTNHCLQLTCPMYHEKARQFIEHGIIPPNPVPTLSQVRRKKMVHFVYLENPQVQNMVKSANQLLNKVRSFIANSVREGKLTQDKGRSYYKEILHAILFYGNISDPVIEPNSFFEKEEFELLSNKYPDVFRNYNTHLPRRPPFTVLLDAVIEILGTRNQNEVFKCLLHLTEEMVLELSDARSNKCGNIFVSTVISCCYFVNHHITNEKTDNYYGASVSCRGRQQKEIMIDILCCETWHQVVSLAVCIGNWYKNQCLLFPETMYSIAYNVTFNEESPPETGTTSNNQHGHTGVGSGDVQNTDALENNSILKRHAHLKLRAPCERCLKMFPNIVYHPRPEYHKHPYWEYGNCAECESLSQLLYANPQIVMRLGYFVQRTILYSPVEQVHLPNDLIFRKHRRLVENLRSLGFDVGEHLPFYDPSGTDSTALEVFQS; this is encoded by the exons ATGCAG GACTACAGGCCGGAAAACATTGACTGCTTCTATTTTCAGTATACTCACTGTGCCAAA GTACAATGTAATTTTCAACATCGACAAAGCTGCAAGGATTCATCAGAGATTTGTCTGAACTGGTTTCGTCACAGGAAATGCAGAAACAGAGTGTGTCCCAGGAAGCATTTAAACCAtgag GTAATGGTGGCATACTTTCTGTGCCCAGTAGAGAAAAATACAAATCACTGTTTACAACTAACTTGCCCCATGTATCATGAGAAAGCCCGGCAGTTCATTGAACATGGTATAATTCCACCAAACCCAG TTCCGACTCTGTCTCAAGTCAGAAG AAAGAAAATGGTGCACTTTGTATACCTTGAAAACCCTCAGGTGCAAAACATGGTCAAAAGtgcaaatcagcttttgaacaaGGTTCGTTCATTCATTGCAAATTCAGTGCGGGAGGGAAAGCTTACTCAAGATAAAGGAAGATCCTACTACAAAGAG ATTTTGCACGCAATATTATTTTATGGGAACATTAGTGATCCTGTCATTGAACCCAACTCATTTTTTGAAAAAGAAGAATTTGAACTATTATCCAACAAGTATCCAGATGTCTTTCGGAATTACAACACCCACCTTCCAAGACGTCCTCCTTTCACAGTGCTACTTGATGCA GTTATTGAAATCTTGGGAACAAGAAATCAGAACGAAGTTTTTAAGTGCCTGTTgcatctgactgaagaaatggttCTGGAACTTTCTGATGCCAGAAGTAACAAATGTGGAAATATATTTGTGTCAACTGTCATCAGCTGCTGCTATTTTGTGAATCATCACATCACGAATGAGAAAACAGACAATTATTATGGTGCTTCAGTGTCATGTAGAGGAAGACAACAGAAAGAAATTATGATCGATATATTGTGCTGTGAAACATGGCACCAGGTTGTTAGCCTGGCAGTATGTATTGGTAACTGGTATAAAAACCAATGTCTTTTGTTCCCTGAAACCATGTACTCCATAGCTTACAATGTAACCTTCAATGAAGAAAGCCCTCCTGAAACAGGCACTACATCAAACAATCAACACGGGCACACTGGGGTTGGATCAGGAGATGTCCAGAATACTGATGCTCTGGAAAATAACTCAATTCTTAAGCGACATGCACACTTAAAACTCAGAGCACCTTGTGAGAGATGCCTCAAAATGTTCCCAAATATAGTTTACCATCCAAGGCCAGAATACCATAAGCATCCATATTGGGAATATGGGAACTGTGCTGAGTGTGAATCCTTAAGTCAACTTCTGTATGCAAACCCGCAAATTGTCATGAGGCTTGGGTATTTTGTCCAGAGAACAATCCTGTACTCTCCAGTTGAACAAGTTCATCTGCCAAATGATCTGATTTTTAGAAAACACCGAAGACTTGTAGAAAATCTCAGATCCCTAGGGTTTGATGTGGGTGAGCATTTACCATTTTATGATCCATCTGGCACTGACAGTACTGCACTAGAAGTATTTCAATCTTGA
- the LOC122562199 gene encoding uncharacterized protein LOC122562199 isoform X2, with amino-acid sequence MQDYRPENIDCFYFQYTHCAKVMVAYFLCPVEKNTNHCLQLTCPMYHEKARQFIEHGIIPPNPVPTLSQVRRKKMVHFVYLENPQVQNMVKSANQLLNKVRSFIANSVREGKLTQDKGRSYYKEILHAILFYGNISDPVIEPNSFFEKEEFELLSNKYPDVFRNYNTHLPRRPPFTVLLDAVIEILGTRNQNEVFKCLLHLTEEMVLELSDARSNKCGNIFVSTVISCCYFVNHHITNEKTDNYYGASVSCRGRQQKEIMIDILCCETWHQVVSLAVCIGNWYKNQCLLFPETMYSIAYNVTFNEESPPETGTTSNNQHGHTGVGSGDVQNTDALENNSILKRHAHLKLRAPCERCLKMFPNIVYHPRPEYHKHPYWEYGNCAECESLSQLLYANPQIVMRLGYFVQRTILYSPVEQVHLPNDLIFRKHRRLVENLRSLGFDVGEHLPFYDPSGTDSTALEVFQS; translated from the exons ATGCAG GACTACAGGCCGGAAAACATTGACTGCTTCTATTTTCAGTATACTCACTGTGCCAAA GTAATGGTGGCATACTTTCTGTGCCCAGTAGAGAAAAATACAAATCACTGTTTACAACTAACTTGCCCCATGTATCATGAGAAAGCCCGGCAGTTCATTGAACATGGTATAATTCCACCAAACCCAG TTCCGACTCTGTCTCAAGTCAGAAG AAAGAAAATGGTGCACTTTGTATACCTTGAAAACCCTCAGGTGCAAAACATGGTCAAAAGtgcaaatcagcttttgaacaaGGTTCGTTCATTCATTGCAAATTCAGTGCGGGAGGGAAAGCTTACTCAAGATAAAGGAAGATCCTACTACAAAGAG ATTTTGCACGCAATATTATTTTATGGGAACATTAGTGATCCTGTCATTGAACCCAACTCATTTTTTGAAAAAGAAGAATTTGAACTATTATCCAACAAGTATCCAGATGTCTTTCGGAATTACAACACCCACCTTCCAAGACGTCCTCCTTTCACAGTGCTACTTGATGCA GTTATTGAAATCTTGGGAACAAGAAATCAGAACGAAGTTTTTAAGTGCCTGTTgcatctgactgaagaaatggttCTGGAACTTTCTGATGCCAGAAGTAACAAATGTGGAAATATATTTGTGTCAACTGTCATCAGCTGCTGCTATTTTGTGAATCATCACATCACGAATGAGAAAACAGACAATTATTATGGTGCTTCAGTGTCATGTAGAGGAAGACAACAGAAAGAAATTATGATCGATATATTGTGCTGTGAAACATGGCACCAGGTTGTTAGCCTGGCAGTATGTATTGGTAACTGGTATAAAAACCAATGTCTTTTGTTCCCTGAAACCATGTACTCCATAGCTTACAATGTAACCTTCAATGAAGAAAGCCCTCCTGAAACAGGCACTACATCAAACAATCAACACGGGCACACTGGGGTTGGATCAGGAGATGTCCAGAATACTGATGCTCTGGAAAATAACTCAATTCTTAAGCGACATGCACACTTAAAACTCAGAGCACCTTGTGAGAGATGCCTCAAAATGTTCCCAAATATAGTTTACCATCCAAGGCCAGAATACCATAAGCATCCATATTGGGAATATGGGAACTGTGCTGAGTGTGAATCCTTAAGTCAACTTCTGTATGCAAACCCGCAAATTGTCATGAGGCTTGGGTATTTTGTCCAGAGAACAATCCTGTACTCTCCAGTTGAACAAGTTCATCTGCCAAATGATCTGATTTTTAGAAAACACCGAAGACTTGTAGAAAATCTCAGATCCCTAGGGTTTGATGTGGGTGAGCATTTACCATTTTATGATCCATCTGGCACTGACAGTACTGCACTAGAAGTATTTCAATCTTGA